From the genome of Rudaeicoccus suwonensis:
TGCGGATGCCCCATCTGCAGCATCCGGTGATGCAGGTGCTTCTTGTCCGGATGCCAGAACTTTCCGCCACGCCGGACGAACGCGAGTATGACGTCCAGGATCGGCAGCGCAAGGATCAGCACCGGCACGGCGATCGGCAGCAGGATCGCGACCTTCGAGGTCTGCTGGGCCGTGCTGTCGACCGGGCTGAAGCTGCCGGTGAACGAGATGGTCGCCGCCGACAACATGAGCCCGAGCAGCAGCGCCCCCGCATCGCCCATGAACAGCTTGGCGGGATGGAAGTTGTGCGGCAGGAACCCCAGGCAGCAACCGACCATCACCGCCGACAGAAAGGACGCCTGCGAGAACACGTTGTCGTCGGACGGGCGCGTGGAGTAGGTCCAGATGAAGAACGCCGTCGCCGCAATCGCGACCGTCCCAGCAGCAAGACCGTCCAAGCCGTCGGCAAAGTTGACCGCCTGAGTCGTGGCAATGACGACGAGCACTGTCAGAGCGAGCAGCACCGGTTGCGGGAGCACGGTCTGGGTGCCCAGGATCGGCAGGAAGAGCAACTGCACTCCGCCGAAGCCGGACATCACGATGGCGGCCAGGACCGTGCCGGCGACCTTGGTCATCGGGTCCAGGTCGCGGAAATCGTCGATGGCGCCCAGGGCCGTGATGATCGCCGCCGCGGCCAGCACCCGGATCAGGTCGGCATTGCCGAACAGCGTGCCCAGATACGGCAACCGACTGGCCACGAGCATCGCTCCGGCGAAACCGAACAGCATCGCCAGCCCGCCGAGCCGGGGAACCGGCACGGTATGGACGTCACGGCCACGCACCGGCGTGAATGCGCCGAAATGCACCGCAAGCCACCGGACCCCCGGCGTCGTGACGTAGGTGATCGCTGCTGCGACGATCGCGACGAGCAGGTATTCACGCACAGCTTGCGGGGTTCCGTTCCGGCGTCGACTGTTCGGGACGCCCGCCGCCAAACCTGGCGGCGGGTCGATGACGAACAGGCAGTCGCATCAGCGGGGGTAGGCGGGGAAACGCTCGACGAGTTCGCTCACCTGAGCGCGCACATCGCGTGCGACCTGGTGCTCGGGGTCGCCGTCGCCCTGCGTGATCGCGGTGTGGATCAGCTCGGCGATCAGCTTCATCTCCTCGGTGCCCATCCCCTGCGTCGTCACCGACGGAGAACCGACACGTATGCCGGAGGCGATGTTCGGCTTGGCGGGATCGAACGGGATGGCGTTCTTGTTGAGCACGATCCCGGCGGCGTCGGCACGCTTCTCCGCGTCGGCGCCGGTGACCCCGATGCCCTGCAGGTCGTGCAACGACAGATGGGTGTCGGTGCCGCCGGTGGTCGGGCGGATGCCCCTCTCCCCCAACGACGTCGCGAGCTGCTGCGCATTGGCGATGACCTGGGTGGCGTACTGGGCGTACTCAGGAGTCGCGCATTCTTTGAAGTTGACAGCCTTCGCCGCGATCGTGTGCATCTGCGGGCCGCCCTGCATCATCGGGAAGACCGCCTTGTCGATCGCTTTGGCGTGCTCCTCCTTGCAGACGATCGCGCCGGACCGCGGACCGCGCAACACCTTGTGGGTGGTGAACGACACGACATCGGCATACGGCACGGGGCTCGGGATCGCCTTGCCGGCGACCAGGCCGATGAAGTGGGCTGCGTCGACCCAGAAGATCGCGCCGACCTCGTCGGCGATCGCGCGGAAACGCGCGAAGTCGATCGTCCGCGGGATGGCTGAACCACCGGCGAGCAGCACCTTGGGGCGGTGCTCCTTGGCCAGGCGCTCGACCTCGTCGTAGTCGATGTCCTCGGTCTGCCGGTCGACGCCGTAACCGATGGCGTTGAACCACTTGCCCGAGAAGCTGACCTTGGTGCCGTGCGTCAGGTGACCGCCCATCGGCAACGACATCGCCAGGATCGTGTCGCCGGGCGACATGAACGCGCCGTAGACAGCCTGGTTGGCGCTGGCACCGGAGTGCGGCTGCACATTGGCGTGATCGGCGCCGAACAACGCCTTGGCGCGCTCGATCGCGATCGTCTCGGCCTTGTCGACCTCGGAGCACCCACCGTAGTAGCGCCGGCCGGGATAGCCCTCGGCATACTTGTTGGACAGGGTTGATCCGAGTGCGGTGAGCACGGCCGGGCTGGACATGTTCTCGCTGGCGATCAACTGCAGGCCGCTGCGCAGCCGACCGAGCTCGGACAGCAGCACACCGGCGATGTCGGGGTCGAAGGCTTCGAGCGCATCGAAGTCGGATCCGTAGAACGGCGTCGTCATGAGGGTCACCCTAATTTCTGGTCGGTGTCGGGGTTGGCTGATTTCGCGTCGTCGACGGCGTGGTCGGTGTCCGTGCTGCCCCACTGAGCACCCAGGGTCGGTATGTCGCTCTGCGTGTCCGTCGCGACGGGCTCGTCGGGCTTGGTCAGGTCGACCGCCGGTATGACGGACTCCGCGCTCCCGGACGGATCGAGCGCAGGCGGTGGCGGCAGGTCCGGTTCGGAGTTGATGGCCTGCCCGGTCACCAGACCCACGCCGGCGAGCACCTCACGCAACTGCTCGTTGGTGATCGTGCCCTCACGCAACACCACAGGGTCCGGCTTCGTACAGTCGACGATGGTGGAGGAGGTGTCGGCTCCGCGTTCGCCACCGTCGAGGTAGACATCGACGAAATGGCCCAGCATGAAGCCGGCCTCGGTGACGGTCGTGGCCGAGGGCTTGCCCGTCCGGTTGGCCGAGCTGACCGCGAGCGGCCCGGTGCGCTGGAGCAGTGCCAGCGCGATCTCGTCATCGGGCATGCGCAGTGCGACGGTGCCGTTGGTGTCGCCGAGATCCCACGCAAGAGACTGCTGAGCCCGCAGCACCAGCGTCAGACCGCCGGGCCAGAACGCGTCCATCAACCTGCTCACGTATGACGGGAGCGCCATCGCCAGACCGTCCACCGTCATACGTGACGGGATCAGGACGGGAGGGGGCATCTCGCGACCACGGCCCTTGGCTTCGAGCAGGCGGCCGACGGCAGGCGCGTTGAAGGCGTCGGCGGCGATGCCATAGACGGTGTCGGTCGGCATCACCACGCACTCGCCGCGGGCGATGGCCTCGGCCGCCGCCTGGATGGCCTCATCACGGGACTCTGCGGCGCTGCAATCGAAGACCGGACTCACTCGCGCAAGTGTGTCAGATGACCTTCCATTTCATGCAGCACGTCGACTCAGCGGAAGCCGAAACCTTCGTTCCCTCGCGGCCGTCCGGCTCACACCTGCCAGACTCCGAGTCATGGAGTTGGTCGACCGGACGTATGACGGTCCCCAGTTGCGTTCGCTGGTGGCCGACGCCACCGACGCGGTGATCCTCGTCAGGTGCGACCTGCGTGACGCGGATCTGCGCGATGCCGACCTCACCGAGGTCACTTTCGAGGAATGTGTCATGGACCAGGCCCGGCTGCAGGGCGCCGCTCTGGGCGGAGCGAGATTCACCGGTTGCCGCCTGATGGGCGCGAACCTGGAGCAGTCGCGCGGGCTGGGCTTCACGATCCAGCGCTCGAATCTGTTTGCTGCCAACCTCATCGGCGCGCTGCTCTCACACACGGACCTCACCGGTTGTCGATTCACCGAGGCCGTGCTGCGCGGCGCCGATCTGCGTCATTCGGTCTTCGACGGGTGTGATCTGACCGGAACCGACCTGTATGACGCAAATCTCGAAGGCGCCGACCTGCGTGGTGCCTCGATCGGCCCGTGCGACCTGGACAGGCTGCGAGCGCTCAAGGGCGCGCTGCTGACCACCCAGCAGGCGTGCACGATCACCGCCGAACTGACCGGCGCCGTCGTGCTCGACTAGCTCGACCCGCAGCCCTCAGGCGCGACGCGCACAGGTGGCACGTGGCCGCCCGGTCAGGTCGCGCCGATCGACGACGTCCGACCAGGATCCGGTCGTTCGCAGCGCGGCAGGCAGCGAACCACCTTGCGTGTC
Proteins encoded in this window:
- a CDS encoding MraY family glycosyltransferase — its product is MREYLLVAIVAAAITYVTTPGVRWLAVHFGAFTPVRGRDVHTVPVPRLGGLAMLFGFAGAMLVASRLPYLGTLFGNADLIRVLAAAAIITALGAIDDFRDLDPMTKVAGTVLAAIVMSGFGGVQLLFLPILGTQTVLPQPVLLALTVLVVIATTQAVNFADGLDGLAAGTVAIAATAFFIWTYSTRPSDDNVFSQASFLSAVMVGCCLGFLPHNFHPAKLFMGDAGALLLGLMLSAATISFTGSFSPVDSTAQQTSKVAILLPIAVPVLILALPILDVILAFVRRGGKFWHPDKKHLHHRMLQMGHPHRRAVLLLYLWSASVSGGVLSFNYLPTYAASAILVSLMVMAVALTLGLPRLGRKPRL
- the glyA gene encoding serine hydroxymethyltransferase, which codes for MTTPFYGSDFDALEAFDPDIAGVLLSELGRLRSGLQLIASENMSSPAVLTALGSTLSNKYAEGYPGRRYYGGCSEVDKAETIAIERAKALFGADHANVQPHSGASANQAVYGAFMSPGDTILAMSLPMGGHLTHGTKVSFSGKWFNAIGYGVDRQTEDIDYDEVERLAKEHRPKVLLAGGSAIPRTIDFARFRAIADEVGAIFWVDAAHFIGLVAGKAIPSPVPYADVVSFTTHKVLRGPRSGAIVCKEEHAKAIDKAVFPMMQGGPQMHTIAAKAVNFKECATPEYAQYATQVIANAQQLATSLGERGIRPTTGGTDTHLSLHDLQGIGVTGADAEKRADAAGIVLNKNAIPFDPAKPNIASGIRVGSPSVTTQGMGTEEMKLIAELIHTAITQGDGDPEHQVARDVRAQVSELVERFPAYPR
- a CDS encoding L-threonylcarbamoyladenylate synthase, which encodes MSPVFDCSAAESRDEAIQAAAEAIARGECVVMPTDTVYGIAADAFNAPAVGRLLEAKGRGREMPPPVLIPSRMTVDGLAMALPSYVSRLMDAFWPGGLTLVLRAQQSLAWDLGDTNGTVALRMPDDEIALALLQRTGPLAVSSANRTGKPSATTVTEAGFMLGHFVDVYLDGGERGADTSSTIVDCTKPDPVVLREGTITNEQLREVLAGVGLVTGQAINSEPDLPPPPALDPSGSAESVIPAVDLTKPDEPVATDTQSDIPTLGAQWGSTDTDHAVDDAKSANPDTDQKLG
- a CDS encoding pentapeptide repeat-containing protein, yielding MELVDRTYDGPQLRSLVADATDAVILVRCDLRDADLRDADLTEVTFEECVMDQARLQGAALGGARFTGCRLMGANLEQSRGLGFTIQRSNLFAANLIGALLSHTDLTGCRFTEAVLRGADLRHSVFDGCDLTGTDLYDANLEGADLRGASIGPCDLDRLRALKGALLTTQQACTITAELTGAVVLD